The sequence below is a genomic window from Streptomyces sp. NBC_00582.
CTGGTGCACCGCCACCAGCGAGGACGAGCAGGCCGTGTCGACCGTGACACTGGGACCGTGCAGGTCGAGCAGGTACGACAGCCGGTTGGCGGCGATGCTTCCCGCCGCGCCGGTGCTGGTCCACGGCGTCAGGCGCGCGGGGTCCGCCGTGGTGAGGTGCCCGTACTCGAGGGCACTGAGGCCGACGAACACACCCGTGTCACTGCCCTCGAGGCCGAAGGCGGGCCGGCCGGCATGGTCCAGGGCCTCGCAGGCGACCTCCAGGAGCAGACGCTGCTGGGGGTCCATCACCTGCGCCTCACGCGGGGTGATGCCGAAGTACTCCGCGTCGAAGGCCTCGACGTCGTCGAGGAAGGAACCCTGCCCGATGACGTCCTCGACGGGCGCCCCGCCCAACGAACCGGTCGCGAAGGACCTGCGGCGCGCGGCCGGCACATCCCCGACGAAGTCCCTCCCGGCCAGCAGCTGCTTCCACAGCGCCTCGGGGCCGCTGACACCCCCCGGCAGCCGGCAGCCCAGACCGATCACCGCGATCGGCTCGGGCGCCGGCGGGCCCTCGCCCACACCACCGCCGCCGGCAACGGCCGCCGCGCCGGCGGGCCGGTCACCGCCCCGCGGCCGCCCCTCGTCCTGCCCGCGCGAGCGGCCCGCACCGTCCCCGACGGTGCCCAGACGCCGCACCAGCTCGTCGATCGTGCGGGTCTCCCACAGCAGCGTGGCGGGCAGCGACAGGTCTAACACCTGCTCCAGCCGGCCCGCCAGAGCCACCGCGCCACGCGAGGTCAGCCCGTACTCCACCACAGGACGCGCGTCGTCGATCTCCTCCTGCGCCACCCCACAGGCCTCCGCGACGAGCCGGCGCACAACCGACCGCAGTTCACCGCGGGCAACCGGCCGCCGCCCGGATGCCCCCGTTGCTTCCCTGTCCGCTTCCATCACTCTCTCCCTCTGCCTGCGCTCCAGCCCGTGCCCCACGGTGGTGCCTACGCGTCGGCGCCCCCGCTCCACACCCCCGTCAGGTACCGCTCCCGGCAGGCACCACGGGCCACCTTGCCGCTGGTGGTGTGCGGCACCGTGCCCGGCGGCACCAGAACGAAGTCGTGCACGGCCGCCCCGTGCCGGGCGGCGACCGCACTGCGCACCGCCCGCGTCACCTCCTCCAGGGCGATCAGGGAAGGGTCCACGTCCCGCGCGTGCTCGGCCACCACGACGAGCCGTTCGCCCTCGGCAGCAGGCACCGCGAAGGCGGCGAGGTGATGGGGGCGGATGGCGGGATGCGCCTTCTGGGCGCTCTCCTCGATGTCGTGCGGATAGTGGTTGGTCCCGTCGATGATCACCAGGTCCTTCAGCCGCCCCGTGACATAGAGCTGCTTGTCGTGCCACACCCCCAGATCCCCGGTGCGCAGCCACGGGGCGCCGCCGTCCTCGCCCTGCACCACCGCGCCGAACGTGGCGGCGCTGTCCTGCTCACGGTTCCAGTAGCCGCGGCCGATGTTCGGCCCGCGCAGCCAGATCTCGCCGATCACGCCGTCCTCCCGGCGCCGGCACGTCGCCGGATCGACGATCGCCAGCTCCTGACCGGTGGGACGACCGCACGCCACCACCTCCACGGCCGTTTGCCCGTCGGCGGCATCGACGGCCCGGGCGATTCCCCGCCCCAGGGCCTCCCGGTCGAAGGACGTGACGGTCGGCTCCTCGCCCACCGGCGAAGCACACACGAACACCGTCGCCTCGGCCAGCCCGTACGAGGGACGCATGAGCACACGCCGCATGCCCGCGGACGCGAACCCCGCCTGGAAGCGCTCCAGGGTGCGCGCCGCGACCGGCTCACTGCCGTTGACCATCGCCGCGACGGATCCCAGCGAGAGCTCCGCGCGGTCCTCGTCCTGCAGGCGGTGAAGACAGTAGTCGTAGGCGAAATTGGGCGCGGCGGTCAGCGCACCGCGATACCGGGACAGCAACCGCAGCCAGCGGGCCGGCTGCTGGATGAACGCCAGCGGGTCCATGACCACGGAGGGAAGATGACCGAGGATCGGCAGGGCGACGGCCAGGACGAGTCCCATGTCGTGGTAGAGCGGCAGCCACCCCACCGTGCAGTTGCGGCCCCGGGCGAGGTCGTACGCCTCCAGCGCCTGACGGGCGTTGGCGCACACATTCGCATGGGTGATCTCCACCCCCGACGGAACACGGGTCGAGCCCGAGGTGTACTGCAGATACGCCACCTGCTGCGGATCAAGCCCCCCCAGGGGGGAACCGGATCCCGTGGCCGCGCCGCACAGATCCGACTCGGTGACGATCCGGCACGTGGCGGGAATCTGCTGGTCGGCGCAGAACTCCGCAAGAGGACGGCGCTGCTCCTCGACGGTCAGCACCAGGGCGGGAGCGGCGTCCTTGAGCACGGCCGCGAGTTTCTCCGCATGCCCCGGCAGAGAGGGCATGAACATCGGGACGGCGATCGCACCGGAACACGCGGCCGCCAGGAACCCGACCATGTAGGCGAGGCTCTGCGGCGCGACGACCGCCACTCTCTCACCGGGCGCACACAGATTCCGAATTCCCGATGCGGTGACACGAACCCGTTCCTCGAGTTGATTCCAGGTCAGTGAGGTGGCCTCGCCGGCGCCGGCACTGTAGTCCACAAAGGTGACGGCTGTTTCATCCGGGGTGAGAGCCGCTACATGGGCGAGATTGTGGCCGAGTGTTTCTGTCACCAGTGATGGCACGTGCTCACCAAACCTTCATTCCGCATGCAAGAGTGGCGCCGCTCTGCCTGCCTCCGTGGGGCATCCGGACTCCCAACAGGGCTTGGCGCGTGCCGCGGCTTGCCAGGTCATCGATGGCACAGCGAAACACGGAGATGTCGACATATTCCAGTGACACGCCGGTACCGTGCGCGAAGACGAGATCACGCGGGAGGGCGGCCTTACAGTCCAGACACCTGTTTTTTCCCCACGCCGGGGTATCGCACCTCGGGAGGAAACCGTGAGCCGACTACGCGCCGCCAGCGTCGTGTCGACTGCCGTTCTCTCCACATTTCTGACCGCACTCGACGGCTCCATCGTGAACGTGGCCCTGCCGCAGATGCGCCACCAACTCTCACTGTCGGAAACAGATCTGAAATGGGTGGCCACCGCATATCCGCTCACCCTGGCCAGCCTTCTGCTGATGGCCGGCCAGCTGACCGACACCAAGGGCCGGCGCTGGGCACTGCTCACCGGCGTGGCGGCCTTCACACTGGCCTCCGTCTGCTGCGCCCTGTCGACCACCGGCATGATGCTCGTCTGCTGCCGCGCCCTGCAGGGCGCCGGTGCCGCGTTCATCCTGCCGTCCTCGCTGGCCGTCATGGCCACGGACGTGCCACGCCGGGCACGCACCGCCGCGTTCGGCGCGACGTCGGCCACGATGGCCTCCGCCCTCGCCTTCGGGCCCGTGATCTCCGGCGTGGTGACACAACACCTCGGCTGGCAGTGGCTGTTCGCCCTCAACATCCCCCTCGGGCTGGCCGGCTTCGTCATCGGGGCCGCGGTGATCCCCGGGCCCGCACACCACCGCGGCGCCCGCCCCGGGCCGGCCGCCGTCGTACCGCACCACATGATCACGCTGGCCTGCCTGTCCCTGGCCGCCCTCGCCTACTTCCTGATCCAGGGACCCAGCTACGGATTCACCGAGCCGCCGGTCATGCTCTGCGGGATGGCCGGCGCCACCGGCCTGCTCACGCTCTACTGCATCAGGAGACCCGGACGCAGCCCCGCCCTGGTCACCCTGCTGCGCCGGCGCGCCTTCGCGGGGGGAGTGATCACCCAGCTCCTGTGGGGCCTGGGAGTGAGCGGGGTGTACTTCTACACCTCGCAGTTCCTGCAGAACAGCCTGCGGCTGAGCCCCACCCGGGCCGGGCTGGCGTTCACCCCGGTCGTCTGCGCACTGTTCGTCACCGCGCCGTTCGTCGGCGCCCTCGCCCGACGATGGACAGACGCCCGCGTCGCCTCCTCGGGGCTGCTGCTGGTCGCCGCGGGACTGCTCCTCGTCGCAGCCGGCAGCCACCGGGGCCATCTCCTCGACCTCCTTCCGGGACTGGCGGCGGTGGGAACGGGCTCGGCCCTGGCCCTGCCGCTGACCACCCAGGCGCTGGGCGCCTCCCCCGACCACCTGTCGGGCTTCGCCGCCGGTCTCTTCAGCGCCGCACGGGAGCTGTCCGGGGTGTTCGGCATCGTGCTGGTCGGCGCGGTGGTCACCTTCGTCGAGAAATCCCTCGCCACCGGCCACGCCCCCGACGGCCAGGCGTTCACGACGGGCTACCAGGCCGGACTGTGCGTCGCGGCCGTGCTGGTGGGGGCCGGCGCACCCGTGGCCCTGTGGGCCCTGCGCCGCTCCCCCCAGGTGAGGAACAAGACCCTCGTCGACTCCTGACGGCCCCCCGCGGCCGCCCTAAAGGCAGGCAAGAACCCCCCTCAGGACGCGGCAGGCTTGCCCGGCGCCGTCCTCCGCGCGCAGCGCCCCGCCGAGCCGCCGCGCGCAGCGCCGGTAGGCGGCCTCGCCGGTGAGCGCCGAAAGCCGCTGAAGAAGGCTCCCGGCCGTCAGGTCCCGGGCGGGCAGCGGACGGGGGCCCGCCCCCAGCGCATGGACGCGCGCCCCCCAGTACGGCTGGTCACCGAAGAACGGGCACACCACGGACGGCACGCCCGCCCGCAGCGCCGCGAAGGTGGTGCCCGCGCCCCCGTGATGGACGACCCCCGCCATCCGGGGAAACAGCCACTCGTGAGGGGTGTCGGAGACGACCAGCATGTCGTCCTCACTCATCGCCGGGTCCCCGGCGAGCACACCGCGCAGGCCCGCCCGTCTCAGAGCGGCCCTGACCATACGGTCCGTACGCCGCGGGTCGGGGGTTCTCATACTGCCGAACCCCACGTACACCGGCGGCGGCCCGGCCTCCAGGAAGGCACGCAGCCGCTCGGGGGGAGTCCACGAGGGCCGCTCGAGGTTCCAGAAACCCGTCAGGTGCACGTTCGGCCCCCAGTCCGCCGGCCGCTGGACCACGGCCGGGCTGAAGGCGCACAGCACCGGGGCGCGGCGCACCATGCGCAGGGGGGACAGCAGCGGCAGGGGCGCCAGCCCCCGCTCCCGGACGCGCCAGCGGTTGAGGAAACGCCGGGCCAGCAGCCAGGTGCCCATGTCCACCGCGTCGTAGCTGACCCGGTTGCCGAGACTGCCCAGGGTCCGGGCCGGTACGAAGGGGTGCGGGAAAGCGCCGGTGGGCTGGCTCGGCTGGAAGTGGAGCACCGCGTGCGCAACGCCCAGGCACTGGCTCAGATGCACACCGAACAGGCCCAGGGTCGGCGCCAGGACGAGGTCCGCGCCCTGCGCGCACGCCTGGGCGTGGTCCAGGACCGTTTCGACACACGGCCGCAGGACCCGGTTCATCCTGCGGACGAAGGCGAACGGGCCCGGCCGGCCGGACAGCAGCTCCTGGCCCGCGACGGATTCGATGATCTCCGCCGGGTCGACCGGCAGCGGATAAAAGCGCACCCCGGTTTCCGCGATCAGCTGCTCGTAACGCATGCTCGCCAGCACCCGCACCGCGATGCCCCGGCGCACCAGCGCCTGCCCCAGGGCCAGGCAGGGCTGGACGTCGCCGCGCGACCCGCCGGCGAAAATCATCACCGTTGGCTGCCCCATCCCGATGACCTCTCTCCACAGCGGCGGCCCGTGCCCTGCGGCGGGCTACTGTCCCAGAACGCGCACCACGGCGGGCCAGATGCCGTGCAGTTCCTGCTGCCAGTAGGGCCAGGAGTGGGTACCGGGCCGGTAGATGTGCGTCGTGGTCGTCACGCCCGCCGACCGCAGCGCCGAGGCGAATCGCCTGACCTGCCGGGGGAGCACCGTCTCGGCCACCGAACCGACGAGCATGACGTCCAGCGGGTGCCCGGTGTCCAGCGGGCCCACCGTTCCGTCGCCCGAGGAGAGGTGGACGCGCGTCCCGCGGAACGACCGGGGCATCGCGGCGGGGTTGTGCTCCTGCCAGATGGTGAAGTCCCTCACCGGATCGCCCCAGACCTCACTGATGTCGACGCCGTCCCTCTGCGCACCCAGCTGCAGGGTCAGACGCACCGACGGCTCGTTGAGGTCCACGTACGAGCTCATCGCCGCCACGTACCGGAACATCCCCCGGTGGTGCGCCGTGTAGTTGAGAGCCCCGAACCCTCCCATGGACAGCCCCGCGATCGCCCGGGAGGAGCCGGCACGGTAGGACTTCTCCATGAGGCGGACGAGCTCACCGGTGTGGAACGTCTCCCACAGGCGCTTTCCGGAGTGCCAGTCGCTGTAATAGCCGAATTTCCCGCCGTCAGGCATGACGACCAGCACGTCCGTGTTCCTCGCGAGTTCCTCGATATCCGTCTCACGCGTCCACGACGTATAGTCGTCATTCCCGCCGTGCAGCATGTAGAGAACCGGGAATTTACGCTCCTTCTCCGTTTCCCAGCTCTTCGGGAGAATAACCCGCACGGGAATATCGGACTGCATTGCGGGCGAATGCACCATGAGGTCCCGGGTGCGCTCGTCGATGCGCGTGACCGAAACAATACTGGCCTCCCCGGCCCTGTTCTGCCGCACATCGCCCGGGCTATGGGCGTGGGCCGGGATTTCCGCAGCGAACAGCAATGCGGCAAGGGCCAGGCCGGCATGGAGAAATCTTCTGGCGCTGAAGGCCGGGAACGTCGGACGAGTAAGCGTGAACGGCATGTTCTTGAGCGCTCCTTGAGAGAGCGGGCCGACCTGGCGAGGCTCTTCGCTTCAGCCTGACGCGGGCCCGCACACAGACGGACCCCACCATGCCCCGAAATCAGCGGTCGGCCCCCACATGACACACCGCCGGCCGCACGTGATCACCCCTAAAGGCGCCATCTTGTTCGGGCGCCGGGAACCGGTCCCCGAAGAAGAACGGCCGCACCTTCCCGGGGCAGAAGGATGCGGCCGCACGGGTTTCGTGCGCCGCCTGCCCCCCCGCGGGCGCCGTCGCGGGAGCGGGAGGCGTTCCTGCGGGGTCACAGGACGCGGTCGAGGCCGGCCCTCCCGAGGATCGCCGCGGTCACCGGACCGCCCGACCTCAGCACGTCCGCCACGAAACGTCCTCGTCCGACCCCGAGCCCGCGCAGCGCCCGCCCGTGGTCGGCCGCTACTACCACCACCGCGCCGAGGAGCATCACCCGCCAGCCCGCCAGCAGGGGCCGCCGGGCCGCGCGCGGCAGCTCCGCGACGGACGCGCGCAGCCGCGCGCAGTGGAAAGGACGTGCCGCTCCTCGTCCGCCAGGATGCGGCCGGCGACCTCCGACGTCAGCGGATCGCCGGTCCCGTCCCGCAGCGCCCGGTAGTAGCGCAGGGCGACCACCTCCGCGACCATCAGCAGCAGCAGCTCCGTGCGCAGCCCCGGCACGCGGCGCAGCCGCGCGAAGGCCCTGTCGCTCCAGTGCCCGGCCCGCGTCGTCGCCCCGCCCGCCTTGAGCAGCAGAGCGAGAAGCCTCGCGTGGTTCTTCTCCTCGGCGACGAACAACCGCAGCGCCGCCGAGTACTCCGGATCGCCCGCCGCATCCGCCTTGGCGAACAGGGCCGAGCTGTCGCCGTCCTCGCCGGCCTGGAACCGCTGGACGCTCGCCCGCACCGCCGGGGGCAGGGAGGCACCCGCCTCCCAGTGCGGGTCGGGCCGGGCCGCGCGGCGGTCGCGTTCGGTCTCGAAGTGACGGGCCCACTCGGCGAATCCCGAGGCCCTCATGCCGCTCTCTTCCATCCCCCCGCCCCGCTCAGCCCCGCCCGGACGGGGCAGCGCCGCGATAAGCCCGGCGGCCCGGACCTTGCCGTTGCGCTCCCGGACGGATCCCCGCGACAGGAGGTGCCCCGGCGCTCGGAGGACCTCCGGCGAACAGCACGGCCGCGGGAGGCACGACGGAGTTCCCCGGCCCGGGCAAGTGCCTCGGTACGTGCCTCACCACGCTCGGTGTCGTCATGAGCGCAACAAAACAGCACAGGGGTCGGGGGCACGTCGGTAGGAGTACGTATTCAGGTACGTATGCGCCGTCACCGCCCTGTGTGCCGCGGCCGCGCGGTCTCCCGGCAGCCGGAGCCGGCGTCACGCTCGTAGGTGACACAGGCCTGCGCCGGGCTGCCTGCGGGAAGCGGACGATGACCTCGGTACCGGTCGTGAATCCGCCAGACTTGGCGTGGGCACTTCAGCCGGGCGGAGGGGGCCGGTAGTCTGCCCGGGCGCGAGCAAGGGGGGCCGGGCCGTGTATGTGGTGGATGTGCCGATCGACAGCGCCGCAGGCGATTCCGAGGTCGTCCGGGTGCAGGTCCGGGAGCTGGACGAGGGTCTGCTCCCGGTGGCACGGCCGGGGCGTTCGCCATCCGTGCGGGCCTCGCGTTCCTTCGGCGAGATGCTGGCCACCGTACGACCTGTCGCCGAGAACTTCGTGACGAGCCTGAAGGGCATGGCGTCCGCTCCGGACGAGGTCACCGTGCAGTTCGGCATCTCGCTGTCCACCGAGGCCGATGTGCTGATCGCCAGCACAGCCGCCGCCGCCACCTTCGCGGTCTCCATGACCTGGCGCACCTCCGCTCAGGAAGGCAGTGCCGCGACAGGCTGAGCGCACGGGGAAACGGGGGACGCGCAGTGGGACAGACCACAGGACCGGAAGTCCTCGAGGCTTCGATCCTCAGGATCAGGGGCGGCGACGGGCGCCCCGTGGGGACCGGCTTCCTCGTGGCCCCCCATCTGGCGCTGACCTGCGCCCATGTGGTCAGTGCCGCCCTGGGGCGGCATGACGGTGATCCGGCCCCGTCGGCGGATACCGCCATCGAGGTGGATCTCCCGCTCGGCCGGGACCCCGAGAGCGCCCCGGCCGCCGCCTACGTGGAGTACTGGGAGCCCGCTCACCCCCGGGGCGGGGGCGACATCGCCGTGCTGCGGTTGCCCTCCCCGCCCGCTGGTGGCGCACCGGTGCGGATGGCCGAGGCGCGAGACGTGTGGTCCCATCCGGTACGGGCCTTCGGATTCCCGGCGGGCCGTGACCAAGGCGTCTGGCACGCCGGGCGGTTACGGGCCAGACAGGCGTCGGGACTGGTGCAGTTCGAGCAGGCGGCGCCCGAGGGCTACCCGATATCAAGGGGCTTCAGCGGCGGACCGGTCTGGGACGACGAGTTGTCCGCGGTGATCGGCATCGTGGCGGTCGCCGAGCCGCGAGCGCCTCGGGCGGCCTTCCTGATCCCCACCGAGCGGATCGTGGCCGCGTTTGCGGTTCTGGGAGAGTTCGCGCGTCCCCAATCCCCGTTCCGCGGGCTCGCCGCCTTCCAGGAGAGGGATGCCGGGGTCTTTCACGGCCGTTCGGCGGAGAGCGCGGAACTCGCCGCCGTCGTCGGGGCCAAGCCTGTGGTCACGGTGGTGGGTCCGTCGGGCTGCGGCAAATCGTCACTGGTCCTGGCCGGGGTGGTGCCCCGGCTGCGGGCGTCCGGATACGCGGTCGTGGTACTGCGGCCGGCCCGGACCGGTTCGCTGGTGTATGCCCTGGCCGCCGAGCTGACCGCACTGATGCGGCCGGAACTGGCAGGCACAGAGCGGCTGCGGGAGATCCGCGCCCTGGAGAGGGAACTGGCCGAGCACGGCCTGACAGGGGCGGTGGACGACGTCCTGCGCCGCTCGGGCGCCCACAGCCTGCTGGTGATCGTGGACCAGCTCGAGGAGGCACTCGCCGACGACGCCCCTGACCTCGGCTCGGCGGTGCGCCTGCTCTTCGCCGAAGGCCGGCCGAACAGGCTCAGGGTGCTCGCCACCCTGCGGGCCGACTTCCTGGACGCCGCCCTGAACCACCCCGGGCTCGGCGCGGTACTCGGCGAGGAGATCCATGTTCTGGCTCCCCTGCTCGGATCCCGGCTCAGAGAAGTCGTCACCGTCCCGATCGACGCCATTGCGGCGGTCTCGTACGAACCCGGACTCGTCGACAGGCTGCTCAGCGACGCCGCAGAGGCTCCCGGCATCCTGCCGCTCCTCGGCTTCACGCTCGCGCGGCTGTGGGAGCGGCAGTCACAGGGCCGGCTCACCTTCGCAGCGTACGAGAACCTGGGCGGGGTCAAGGGCGCGCTGGCGAACCAGGCGGAACACTCCTGGCAGGAGTGCGTCCGGGAGGGGACCGAGGCGGTCGCCCGCCGGCTGTTCGTCCAACTGGTCAGGGTTCCGATGGGGGGCACGGCAGCCACCCGCCAGGTCGTGGCACGCGGGGAACTGGGGCCGCACCAGTGGGAGATCGCCCGCACCCTCGCCGAGCACCGGCTGCTGGTGCTCGACCGGGACGTATCGGGCCGCGACACCGTGGAACTGGCGCACGAGGCGCTGATCGGCTGCTGGCCCAGGCTCCGCGGGTGGGTCGAGGAGGACCGGGACTTCCTGGTGTGGCGGGAGAACCTGCGGCACGACATGGCCCGGTGGGAAGCCGCCGGCCGTCCCCGGGGCCGGCTGCCGGACGCGGCGGCCCTGGAGGCGTCGCGGCGCTGGCTGGACAGCCGTGGCCCGGATGTGGGGGCGGGGGAGCGCCACTACCTGCAGCAGGGGTGGGCCCGGCTGCGCGGCACGGTCCGGCGACGACGGGCGGTTGCCACCGCAGGGTTCGCGCTCATGACGGTCATGGTGGTCCTCGTCTCGCTCTTCGTGTACCAGACCGGGGTGAGCGCACAGCGCAAGGCCGAGGCGGAGTCCCGCTCGCTGGCCGCCGTCTCCGCGGACCTGCAGGTGCAGGACCCCGGCATGTCGATCCTCCTGGCGATCGCCGCGTACGCCACCTCACCGACCACGCAGGCACGCGACGAACTGCTGCAGAGATATGCCACGTACGGCACCGCCGACCGGGTCCTGTCCGGGGTCCCCGGCGAGATCAACGATGTGGCGGCGAGCCGGGACGGACGTGTGGTGGTGGCCGTCACCACCCTGGGCCGGGCGACGGCGTTCATCCAGGACGACAGCGGGCGCACCCACCGCGAACAGCTGCCCCTGACGACCAACGCCCTCTACCCCATGGTCACCGCGGACGGCAGCCGGGTCGGCTACACCGCCACCGGCGGCTCAGTGGTCTGGCACGACGTCCAGCGCTCGGGCGGGCATCTGCTGGGGCCCGCGCACACCGCCCCCGGCGCCCTGGACCAGACGGACGACAAGGGCTTCGGCTCCATGAGCCACGTCGCCGCGCTGGCCGCGGACGGGCGGCGGGCCGCCGCTGTCAGCAAGAAGCAGATCATGGTGTGGGATCTGGGCACCGCGACCGGCGGCAGGTTCGTCAAGGCCCCCTCATGGCTGGAGAGCGTCGACGCCGTATGGTTCGGCCCGACCTCCGACACCCTGCTGGTGCGGGGCACCATTCGGGTGCTGAGCTCCCACGACGACCTGCACAAGCCCCACGGTGAGGTGCTGGCCGTCGACCTGCGGACCGGCAGGACGACAGTGGTCGCCGAGCACGTGAGCGACGCGCAGGTCTCCGGCGACGGACGCGCGGTGGTGTCCTGTACCGCGCCCGAAACGGACCTCACCCCCTCTTCACGGCGGCACCCGACGTACAGCCGGGTGCCGGTGACCGAGAACCCCACGGACTCGGCGCACGGCCGGGCGAGCTACGTCCCGCAGACGCAGAACGTCACGGACTGCGAGGCGTACGGGACGGATTGGACCGGACAGCGCGTCGTCGTGAACAACTGGTCCGACGGGCTCGTGCAGCTGGACCTGGACCGGCGCACCACCTCGGTTCCCGGCATCGGCCACGACGAGCTGGGCGCCCTCCCCGTGGCCGTCGTGGAACGCGACCACAGGGCGACGGCCATGCTCGCTGTCGGCTACGAGGTGCGGTTCCTCCCCCTGCCCGCCACTGCCGTGATCTCGGTCCGGCAGGAAGCCCTGCTGCTGCACGGGGGACAGACCATGATCGCCGTGGAGGACGGAGGCCAGTGGCTGCGGACACGCAGCACGGCCGACCCGATGAGGGTTCTGGCTGAAGTACGTCGCTCCTATGCGACCGGACCCACCGACTCCCTCGACCCCTTCGTGATCAACGCACGGGAAAGCCTGGTCGCGGACCGGATCGCGGCCGACAAGATCGGCGTCTTCGCGCTGCCGTCCCTGCGCAAGGTCCGGGAGCTCTCGCCGATGCGGGCAGAGGGGCCGCAGGCGCAGGACCGGCAGTTCTTCTTCGACCGGGACGGACGACTGGTGACCTTCTCCGGCCGGTGGGCGGAGGTCTGGGACCCGGTGACGGGAGACAGGCGGTCCACGGTCGATCTGAGCGCCCTGGGCATGCGGAGACGGGACGGGGACTTTCTCGGCATCCGTCTGGCGAGGTATCCGCTGAGCGGTCACGTCCTCGTCCTCGGTGCCGGTGACCAAGCACGGGTCGTCGATCTGCGGACCGGCCAGGAGAAAAAGGACCTGCGCCTGGACCTCGGCCCCGACGCCGACGCGGCCTTCTTCGACAGCAGCGGCCGATACCTCGCGGT
It includes:
- a CDS encoding fatty acyl-AMP ligase; its protein translation is MPSLVTETLGHNLAHVAALTPDETAVTFVDYSAGAGEATSLTWNQLEERVRVTASGIRNLCAPGERVAVVAPQSLAYMVGFLAAACSGAIAVPMFMPSLPGHAEKLAAVLKDAAPALVLTVEEQRRPLAEFCADQQIPATCRIVTESDLCGAATGSGSPLGGLDPQQVAYLQYTSGSTRVPSGVEITHANVCANARQALEAYDLARGRNCTVGWLPLYHDMGLVLAVALPILGHLPSVVMDPLAFIQQPARWLRLLSRYRGALTAAPNFAYDYCLHRLQDEDRAELSLGSVAAMVNGSEPVAARTLERFQAGFASAGMRRVLMRPSYGLAEATVFVCASPVGEEPTVTSFDREALGRGIARAVDAADGQTAVEVVACGRPTGQELAIVDPATCRRREDGVIGEIWLRGPNIGRGYWNREQDSAATFGAVVQGEDGGAPWLRTGDLGVWHDKQLYVTGRLKDLVIIDGTNHYPHDIEESAQKAHPAIRPHHLAAFAVPAAEGERLVVVAEHARDVDPSLIALEEVTRAVRSAVAARHGAAVHDFVLVPPGTVPHTTSGKVARGACRERYLTGVWSGGADA
- a CDS encoding alpha/beta hydrolase, coding for MPFTLTRPTFPAFSARRFLHAGLALAALLFAAEIPAHAHSPGDVRQNRAGEASIVSVTRIDERTRDLMVHSPAMQSDIPVRVILPKSWETEKERKFPVLYMLHGGNDDYTSWTRETDIEELARNTDVLVVMPDGGKFGYYSDWHSGKRLWETFHTGELVRLMEKSYRAGSSRAIAGLSMGGFGALNYTAHHRGMFRYVAAMSSYVDLNEPSVRLTLQLGAQRDGVDISEVWGDPVRDFTIWQEHNPAAMPRSFRGTRVHLSSGDGTVGPLDTGHPLDVMLVGSVAETVLPRQVRRFASALRSAGVTTTTHIYRPGTHSWPYWQQELHGIWPAVVRVLGQ
- a CDS encoding glycosyltransferase: MIFAGGSRGDVQPCLALGQALVRRGIAVRVLASMRYEQLIAETGVRFYPLPVDPAEIIESVAGQELLSGRPGPFAFVRRMNRVLRPCVETVLDHAQACAQGADLVLAPTLGLFGVHLSQCLGVAHAVLHFQPSQPTGAFPHPFVPARTLGSLGNRVSYDAVDMGTWLLARRFLNRWRVRERGLAPLPLLSPLRMVRRAPVLCAFSPAVVQRPADWGPNVHLTGFWNLERPSWTPPERLRAFLEAGPPPVYVGFGSMRTPDPRRTDRMVRAALRRAGLRGVLAGDPAMSEDDMLVVSDTPHEWLFPRMAGVVHHGGAGTTFAALRAGVPSVVCPFFGDQPYWGARVHALGAGPRPLPARDLTAGSLLQRLSALTGEAAYRRCARRLGGALRAEDGAGQACRVLRGVLACL
- a CDS encoding MFS transporter, coding for MSRLRAASVVSTAVLSTFLTALDGSIVNVALPQMRHQLSLSETDLKWVATAYPLTLASLLLMAGQLTDTKGRRWALLTGVAAFTLASVCCALSTTGMMLVCCRALQGAGAAFILPSSLAVMATDVPRRARTAAFGATSATMASALAFGPVISGVVTQHLGWQWLFALNIPLGLAGFVIGAAVIPGPAHHRGARPGPAAVVPHHMITLACLSLAALAYFLIQGPSYGFTEPPVMLCGMAGATGLLTLYCIRRPGRSPALVTLLRRRAFAGGVITQLLWGLGVSGVYFYTSQFLQNSLRLSPTRAGLAFTPVVCALFVTAPFVGALARRWTDARVASSGLLLVAAGLLLVAAGSHRGHLLDLLPGLAAVGTGSALALPLTTQALGASPDHLSGFAAGLFSAARELSGVFGIVLVGAVVTFVEKSLATGHAPDGQAFTTGYQAGLCVAAVLVGAGAPVALWALRRSPQVRNKTLVDS
- a CDS encoding CU044_2847 family protein; its protein translation is MYVVDVPIDSAAGDSEVVRVQVRELDEGLLPVARPGRSPSVRASRSFGEMLATVRPVAENFVTSLKGMASAPDEVTVQFGISLSTEADVLIASTAAAATFAVSMTWRTSAQEGSAATG